In a single window of the Nitrospira sp. MA-1 genome:
- the serA gene encoding phosphoglycerate dehydrogenase, which yields MNILVSDSLSPKGVEVLERAGFSVDVKTKLTKEELLQEIPKYEGLVVRSATKVTKDVIEAGTRLRIVGRAGTGLDNVDSEAATRRGIVVMNTPGGNTITTAEHTMSMIASMSRKIPQATMSMKAGKWEKARFMGAELYNKTLGLVGLGQIGSYVAKLAQGWSMNVIGYDPYLAVDRAKQMGIEVVELNELFHRSDVISVHTPLTNETRGLINTETIGKMKDGVMIVNCARGGIINEQDLCDALKSQKVAAAAFDVFETEPVDPKHPLMSLDNFTCTPHIGASTEEAQENVAIGIAEQFVDYFKRGIARGAVNVPSVAPEVLPQLQPYLVLAERMGRFQAQLLDGGIKSVTIEYFGEVAQLTVAPVTVAVLKGLLSPILEDVINYVNAPIVAKERGIEVKEVKSSDAGDFSSLIRIKVEAGPRTYSLGGTLFHRQEPRFVEINQFQVEVVSEGQMILIDNVDRPGVIGMVGQILGQHDVNIARMQCARVERGASALLIIGLDAPLASAVLDLLKKEKDILSVRMVDLS from the coding sequence ATGAATATTTTAGTGAGTGACAGCCTTTCCCCTAAAGGAGTTGAAGTCTTAGAGCGGGCCGGATTTTCTGTGGATGTGAAAACCAAGCTCACGAAAGAGGAATTACTTCAAGAAATACCAAAATATGAAGGTTTAGTTGTTCGGTCTGCAACCAAAGTCACTAAAGACGTGATCGAAGCAGGAACTCGTCTTCGTATTGTGGGACGTGCTGGAACCGGTTTGGATAATGTCGACAGTGAAGCGGCAACCCGGCGTGGCATTGTGGTCATGAATACCCCGGGCGGCAATACAATTACCACTGCGGAACACACGATGTCGATGATTGCTTCGATGAGTCGAAAAATTCCGCAGGCGACCATGTCCATGAAGGCAGGTAAATGGGAAAAAGCACGGTTTATGGGAGCAGAACTCTATAATAAGACCTTGGGATTGGTAGGATTAGGCCAGATTGGGTCGTACGTTGCAAAATTGGCTCAGGGGTGGTCCATGAATGTGATTGGCTATGATCCTTACTTGGCCGTTGATCGAGCAAAGCAGATGGGAATTGAAGTGGTGGAATTAAATGAATTGTTTCATCGTTCTGATGTGATATCGGTTCATACGCCTTTGACCAATGAAACGAGAGGGCTCATCAACACCGAGACAATAGGGAAGATGAAAGATGGCGTCATGATCGTGAATTGTGCCAGAGGCGGAATCATTAATGAACAGGATTTATGTGATGCGCTGAAATCTCAAAAAGTTGCAGCGGCGGCTTTTGATGTGTTTGAAACTGAGCCAGTGGATCCCAAGCATCCCCTTATGTCTCTTGATAACTTTACCTGCACCCCTCATATCGGCGCTTCTACTGAAGAAGCTCAAGAGAATGTGGCGATTGGTATTGCTGAACAATTCGTTGATTATTTCAAGCGAGGCATTGCCAGAGGGGCTGTGAATGTTCCTTCTGTGGCACCAGAAGTACTTCCCCAACTGCAGCCTTATTTGGTTTTGGCCGAGCGTATGGGGCGATTTCAGGCCCAATTATTAGATGGAGGGATTAAATCCGTCACCATTGAGTATTTTGGTGAAGTGGCTCAACTTACCGTGGCACCCGTGACCGTCGCGGTGTTAAAGGGTCTGCTCTCTCCTATTTTGGAAGATGTCATTAATTACGTGAATGCTCCTATCGTGGCAAAAGAACGTGGTATTGAAGTTAAGGAAGTGAAGAGTAGTGATGCCGGAGACTTTTCCAGTCTAATTCGGATCAAGGTCGAAGCTGGTCCTCGTACGTATTCCCTTGGTGGAACGCTCTTTCATCGTCAAGAGCCACGTTTTGTCGAAATAAACCAATTTCAGGTGGAAGTAGTCTCGGAAGGCCAAATGATTTTGATCGATAACGTGGATCGCCCTGGGGTGATTGGCATGGTTGGTCAGATTTTAGGGCAGCATGATGTCAATATTGCCAGGATGCAATGCGCGAGGGTCGAGCGTGGTGCATCGGCATTGCTAATTATTGGTCTGGATGCCCCACTCGCTTCCGCCGTGTTGGATCTTCTCAAGAAAGAGAAAGATATTCTGTCCGTTCGCATGGTTGATCTAAGCTAG
- the hisZ gene encoding ATP phosphoribosyltransferase regulatory subunit: protein MKPLRSLIPIGTATLLPHTAQSIRRLEDQLLAQCSTWGYQEIILPTFEYLDVLAVGLAPEILEKCYKFADWASGRILVLRPDATAQIARMVAMGLGGETLPLRFSYRTTVFRYEPEHRGRDREVFQVGFEMLGNDTSQSDAEVVTLLAGLLEGIGLPEWKISLGHVGFFKALLAQSGLSLNGRKQAEIAAAHKDLPQLEKILETERLSRSKVKDILQVPERYGRDEVLEWGMRIAGKDSQLLKPLQRLTQVYRQLIANGVQDHILLDLGEFRGFDYYDGVVFDVFTSTFGSEIGGGGRYNHLVGRFGRDLSAIGLGLDLDRVFSALERGGKVGGNGLQPVRIFTSPHQAEASYALAQRLRGAGICVIEEMIEGSPKSALRWVITVARRRGLPCALIFEERTSTPQSVLLLEFASFSQKPRQTRMPVQELPQRLQTFSHDNI from the coding sequence ATGAAACCACTCCGTTCGCTTATCCCCATTGGCACAGCCACCTTACTTCCTCATACAGCGCAAAGCATTCGGAGGTTGGAGGATCAATTATTAGCCCAATGTTCGACCTGGGGCTATCAGGAAATCATTCTTCCTACCTTTGAGTATCTTGATGTCCTAGCCGTGGGCCTGGCTCCTGAAATCTTAGAGAAATGCTATAAATTTGCTGATTGGGCATCAGGAAGAATTCTGGTCTTGCGACCTGATGCCACGGCTCAGATTGCCAGGATGGTGGCCATGGGCCTTGGAGGAGAAACTCTTCCCTTACGGTTTTCCTATCGGACCACAGTTTTTCGGTATGAACCCGAACATCGGGGGCGAGACCGCGAAGTATTTCAGGTCGGATTTGAAATGCTTGGCAATGATACTTCTCAAAGTGATGCCGAGGTTGTGACATTACTGGCTGGGCTTCTGGAAGGGATTGGATTGCCAGAATGGAAGATTTCTCTTGGTCATGTCGGGTTTTTTAAAGCCCTATTGGCCCAATCAGGTCTGTCTCTGAATGGGCGAAAGCAGGCAGAAATCGCGGCAGCCCATAAAGACCTCCCTCAGTTGGAAAAGATATTAGAGACTGAACGGTTATCCCGTTCTAAGGTAAAGGACATCTTGCAGGTGCCGGAACGGTACGGCCGTGATGAAGTGTTGGAATGGGGAATGCGAATTGCGGGGAAGGATTCGCAATTGCTTAAACCCCTACAACGTCTGACGCAGGTCTATCGGCAATTGATAGCGAATGGAGTGCAAGATCACATTCTTTTGGATCTTGGTGAGTTTCGTGGTTTTGACTATTACGATGGTGTGGTCTTTGATGTTTTCACCTCCACGTTCGGCAGTGAAATCGGTGGAGGAGGGCGATACAATCATTTGGTTGGGCGGTTTGGCCGAGACCTTTCCGCTATTGGATTGGGGTTGGATTTGGACCGCGTGTTTTCCGCCTTGGAGCGCGGAGGAAAAGTGGGCGGCAACGGGTTGCAGCCTGTGAGAATTTTTACTTCTCCTCATCAAGCTGAGGCATCTTATGCTCTTGCCCAACGATTACGGGGGGCTGGGATTTGTGTGATTGAAGAAATGATAGAGGGTTCTCCAAAGTCTGCTTTGAGGTGGGTCATCACGGTGGCTCGGCGTCGAGGGTTGCCGTGTGCATTGATTTTTGAAGAAAGGACCTCCACCCCGCAATCGGTGCTTTTATTAGAATTCGCCTCCTTTTCTCAAAAACCCCGGCAAACCCGGATGCCAGTTCAAGAACTTCCTCAACGGTTACAAACATTCAGCCATGACAATATCTGA
- the dnaB gene encoding replicative DNA helicase, with product MTISEAPEVRVPPQNLEAEQSVLGAILLDNAALNRAMEILSEEDFYRTGNRVVYRGMVALSERNQPVDQITLTDYLRGTGELDQIGGASYIAEIVQVVPSAANIRYHSNIVRDKSLLRGLVRTATDVVMRGYEGTTETNELLEFAEREIFRLAQGHLGGTFAPVSSIIKDSVEIVDRLYSRKERITGVPTGFTDLDNLLAGLQPSDLIIVAGRPSMGKTSLALGMVEHASLHSNAVVGIFSLEMSRAQLVLRMLSSQARLDSHALRTGQLTKHDWVALTEAAGRLEQAKVFIDDSGNLTVQQMRGKARRLKAEHGLSLLIVDYLQLMEGRGNAESRQQEISDISRALKGLAKELNIPVIALSQLSRAVENRTDKRPMLADLRESGAIEQDADVVMFIYRDEVYNPDSDDKGIAEILVRKHRNGPIGEVDLQFHDRYAKFNDLTRVREAGIV from the coding sequence ATGACAATATCTGAAGCACCAGAGGTTCGGGTTCCTCCTCAAAATCTAGAAGCGGAACAATCCGTTCTTGGAGCGATACTTCTTGATAATGCTGCGCTCAATCGAGCGATGGAAATCTTGTCGGAGGAGGATTTTTATCGAACGGGGAACCGTGTGGTGTATCGCGGCATGGTGGCATTGTCCGAACGAAATCAACCTGTTGATCAAATCACCCTGACAGACTATTTACGAGGGACCGGCGAACTCGACCAGATAGGGGGTGCTTCGTATATTGCCGAAATTGTGCAAGTGGTTCCCAGTGCCGCCAATATTCGGTATCACAGTAATATTGTTCGCGATAAATCCTTGCTTCGTGGCCTCGTACGAACCGCCACCGACGTGGTCATGCGGGGCTATGAAGGGACGACGGAGACGAATGAACTTCTGGAGTTTGCTGAACGGGAAATTTTCCGGTTGGCTCAGGGACATTTAGGAGGCACGTTTGCGCCCGTTAGTAGTATCATTAAAGACAGTGTTGAGATTGTGGATCGGTTGTATAGCCGAAAAGAGCGGATCACCGGTGTGCCGACTGGGTTTACAGACCTGGATAATTTGCTGGCCGGGCTTCAACCATCCGATTTAATTATTGTGGCGGGTAGGCCGAGTATGGGGAAGACCAGTTTAGCCTTAGGGATGGTCGAACATGCCTCACTTCACTCCAATGCTGTGGTCGGCATTTTTAGTTTGGAAATGTCTCGAGCACAACTGGTTTTGCGCATGCTGAGTTCTCAGGCTCGTCTCGATTCTCATGCTCTTCGTACCGGACAGTTGACCAAACATGATTGGGTGGCCTTGACTGAGGCGGCCGGACGACTTGAGCAGGCTAAAGTCTTTATTGATGATTCTGGAAATTTGACCGTTCAGCAAATGCGTGGAAAAGCGCGGCGGCTTAAGGCTGAACATGGATTGAGCCTGTTGATCGTTGATTATTTGCAACTGATGGAAGGGAGAGGAAATGCCGAATCCCGGCAGCAGGAAATTTCGGATATCTCCCGGGCCTTAAAAGGACTGGCGAAAGAATTAAATATTCCGGTTATTGCCCTATCCCAGTTGAGTCGGGCAGTAGAAAACCGGACGGACAAAAGGCCCATGCTTGCCGACCTACGTGAATCGGGAGCAATTGAACAAGATGCGGATGTGGTGATGTTTATTTATCGAGATGAAGTTTACAATCCTGATTCCGACGATAAGGGCATTGCGGAAATCCTGGTGAGAAAACATCGGAATGGGCCCATTGGAGAAGTGGATCTGCAATTTCATGACCGGTATGCCAAATTTAATGACTTAACGAGAGTGCGTGAGGCTGGTATAGTATAA
- a CDS encoding tetratricopeptide repeat protein, translating into MKSTRVLAMKVRAGQTFPMWLGRLRSLLWGIPLLVVSCGTAPSPTLNGQEVSMVSRETSHPQAYYHFLRGSLAELNNDATTAVEEYQAGLAFDTDSNFLKFRLAKLHFSMSHLTEALGLARQIPVSEVSQAAMFFDLAKIFAGGGDTERALEVLTEGERHFPQDERIYISHGTLLLNMKELQKAEEVFHELLVHVPGSAEAHYFLGVIALEAKTKQEAKAHFQEAIALHATFERAYLKLVAISEEEKDPQEGIALLERYLIEVNPHHREFRLRVIRLYIGQQKTDKALNHLDYFLQENPDDLHAQILKAQIYGELGNFPAAIEELNAILRVRPNELRVRDFLGLLYEEMKDYDRAIQAYRTNVQMDSTFFDSILHLGFVSYRLKRNQEALSYLDQAVNLNPKRPEPYLLLGLTHFQMEDYHKARARLEEGIHQDPSNAELHFNLGTAYDKLDLFDKVVREMEQTLELDPEHADALNYLGYSYADRGINGEQALALTQRAVALKPHNGYYVDSLAWALYKLGRIEEALETIQRAVSLVSDDPVIYEHMGDIFLRQDERDKAREAWLHSLQLDSTNKPLGKRFRDAGFGEPIPTLSHKSTLTP; encoded by the coding sequence ATGAAATCTACAAGAGTGCTAGCTATGAAGGTTCGTGCTGGGCAGACATTTCCAATGTGGTTGGGTCGTCTGAGGTCTCTCTTGTGGGGAATTCCGCTGTTGGTGGTATCTTGCGGGACAGCTCCCTCTCCCACGCTGAATGGACAAGAAGTGTCCATGGTAAGTCGAGAAACTTCTCACCCCCAGGCCTACTATCACTTCCTTCGTGGTTCCCTTGCCGAGTTGAATAATGATGCCACTACGGCAGTAGAGGAATATCAGGCCGGTTTGGCTTTTGACACAGATTCGAACTTCTTGAAATTTCGTCTTGCCAAACTGCATTTCTCCATGTCGCATCTGACGGAAGCCTTGGGTTTAGCGAGACAAATTCCTGTGTCGGAGGTTTCTCAGGCGGCGATGTTTTTCGATTTGGCAAAAATCTTTGCTGGTGGAGGGGATACTGAACGGGCCTTGGAGGTTCTCACTGAAGGGGAACGACACTTTCCACAGGATGAACGGATATATATTTCTCATGGCACCCTTCTGTTAAATATGAAAGAGCTTCAAAAGGCTGAAGAGGTTTTCCATGAATTATTAGTTCATGTGCCTGGCTCAGCGGAAGCGCATTATTTTTTGGGCGTGATTGCTCTCGAGGCTAAAACGAAGCAGGAAGCCAAGGCCCATTTTCAGGAAGCCATTGCTCTTCATGCCACCTTTGAACGGGCGTATCTGAAGTTAGTGGCAATTTCCGAAGAAGAAAAGGACCCTCAGGAGGGTATTGCACTTTTAGAGCGCTATTTGATTGAAGTGAATCCGCATCATCGGGAATTCCGGTTGCGGGTCATCCGTTTATATATTGGCCAGCAAAAAACGGACAAAGCATTGAATCATTTGGACTATTTTCTCCAAGAAAATCCAGATGATTTGCATGCGCAAATTCTTAAGGCTCAAATCTATGGTGAATTAGGCAATTTTCCTGCTGCAATCGAGGAGTTAAATGCCATCTTGCGGGTGAGACCAAACGAATTGCGAGTTCGTGATTTCCTGGGATTGTTATATGAGGAAATGAAGGACTATGACCGCGCGATTCAAGCGTATCGAACTAATGTTCAAATGGATTCCACATTTTTCGATAGTATTCTGCATTTAGGCTTTGTGTCCTATCGGTTAAAACGCAACCAAGAGGCGCTTTCATATTTGGATCAGGCCGTTAATCTCAATCCTAAAAGGCCAGAACCGTATTTATTATTGGGGTTGACCCATTTTCAGATGGAAGATTATCACAAGGCCAGGGCCAGATTGGAGGAGGGCATTCACCAGGACCCCTCAAATGCCGAGCTCCATTTTAATTTAGGGACAGCCTATGACAAATTAGACCTTTTCGATAAAGTGGTTCGTGAAATGGAGCAGACTCTTGAGTTGGATCCGGAACATGCGGATGCCTTGAATTATTTGGGTTATAGCTATGCCGATCGTGGCATCAATGGGGAGCAGGCCTTGGCTCTTACGCAACGTGCTGTCGCGTTAAAACCCCATAACGGGTATTACGTGGATAGTCTAGCTTGGGCGCTTTACAAACTTGGACGCATTGAAGAAGCGCTGGAAACGATTCAGCGTGCGGTCTCTTTAGTGTCCGATGATCCAGTGATTTATGAACATATGGGGGATATTTTCCTAAGACAAGATGAACGAGATAAGGCACGAGAGGCATGGCTTCATTCACTGCAACTCGATTCAACCAATAAACCGCTGGGGAAGCGGTTTCGTGACGCCGGTTTTGGGGAACCGATCCCTACCCTTTCCCACAAGTCTACCTTGACCCCCTAA
- a CDS encoding prepilin-type N-terminal cleavage/methylation domain-containing protein — protein MLTQLNDQRGFSLTELMIVVAIIGILATIAIPNFLRYQAKAKQTEAKSNLVAIHTAEIAYFAENNGYIDDFNAIGFAMSGSSQRYFYKIGNANLGTLPPGCTDPNLDSVSALGFTAVAIGNIDGDATCDVWTINEGKVITNVTNDVSS, from the coding sequence ATGCTAACTCAACTCAATGACCAAAGAGGATTCAGTTTGACTGAGCTGATGATTGTGGTGGCAATTATTGGGATTTTGGCGACCATAGCCATCCCAAATTTTTTGCGTTACCAAGCCAAGGCCAAGCAAACAGAGGCAAAAAGCAATTTGGTGGCAATCCATACCGCCGAAATTGCCTATTTCGCTGAGAATAATGGGTATATAGATGATTTTAATGCGATTGGATTTGCCATGAGTGGGTCTTCGCAACGATATTTTTATAAAATTGGCAATGCCAATCTTGGGACATTACCTCCTGGTTGTACCGACCCGAATTTAGATTCTGTAAGTGCATTGGGATTTACTGCAGTTGCAATTGGAAATATTGATGGAGATGCAACCTGCGACGTGTGGACCATTAATGAGGGAAAGGTCATCACGAATGTGACAAATGATGTGTCTTCCTAG
- a CDS encoding nucleotide sugar dehydrogenase, with protein sequence MLDKIKNRSAKVGVIGLGYVGLPLAVLQAKAGYQVFGVDEVAAKVEMVNQGRNYILDVVDSDLREVVEQKKLAATTDFSVLRQCDVILICVPTPLTKNKEPDISAIVKVLGHLADNSHPNMLVVLESTTYPGTTEEVILPALTATGLTVGKDLFVAFSPERVDPGNPEFKTHNTFKLVGGVTEACGEVAKTFYEQSIVKIFLLSSPRVAEMSKVFENVFRSVNIALVNELTLLCDRMNINVYEVIDAAATKNFGFMPFYPGPGVGGHCIPLDPYYLAWKSKEYDVHTRFIELAGEINENMPYFVMNKLQRVLNQRGKCLKGSTILVLGVTYKADIEDPRESPATKVMELLQQEGADLQYSDPYTPSLIIQGHEYKSQQINAELLKGSSCALVLTAHSAFDYQLIVDHAPVVFDTRNGTRQVKHHRDRIVLLST encoded by the coding sequence ATGCTCGATAAAATTAAAAATCGGTCAGCCAAGGTTGGAGTGATTGGACTAGGATATGTAGGGCTTCCCTTAGCCGTACTTCAGGCCAAGGCCGGGTACCAGGTGTTTGGGGTGGATGAAGTAGCAGCCAAGGTAGAAATGGTGAACCAGGGGCGGAATTATATATTGGATGTGGTGGACTCTGATTTGCGAGAAGTCGTTGAGCAAAAAAAATTAGCGGCGACAACCGATTTCTCTGTGTTACGGCAGTGTGATGTAATCCTTATTTGTGTGCCGACTCCTCTGACCAAAAATAAAGAACCGGATATTTCCGCCATTGTGAAAGTTCTTGGGCATCTTGCCGATAATTCACATCCAAATATGCTCGTTGTCTTAGAAAGTACAACATATCCAGGGACAACCGAGGAGGTTATTTTGCCCGCCTTAACCGCAACGGGCTTAACGGTTGGAAAGGATCTGTTTGTCGCATTTTCTCCAGAAAGAGTTGACCCTGGGAATCCTGAATTTAAAACTCATAACACATTTAAATTGGTGGGTGGTGTGACAGAGGCATGCGGGGAAGTTGCCAAAACCTTTTATGAGCAATCCATCGTGAAAATCTTTCTTCTCAGCTCCCCACGGGTAGCGGAAATGTCTAAGGTATTTGAAAATGTTTTTCGCTCAGTGAATATTGCTTTAGTGAATGAGCTCACTCTGCTGTGTGACCGAATGAACATTAATGTATATGAAGTGATTGATGCTGCGGCCACGAAGAACTTCGGTTTCATGCCTTTTTATCCTGGCCCTGGAGTGGGAGGACATTGCATTCCGCTTGATCCATATTATTTAGCGTGGAAGTCAAAAGAGTATGATGTCCATACCAGGTTCATTGAACTGGCTGGGGAAATCAACGAAAATATGCCGTATTTTGTTATGAATAAACTGCAGCGGGTTTTAAATCAACGAGGGAAATGCTTAAAAGGTTCAACAATCCTTGTTTTGGGAGTAACCTATAAAGCCGACATTGAAGACCCACGTGAATCGCCTGCCACAAAAGTCATGGAGTTGCTGCAACAGGAAGGTGCGGATTTGCAATATTCTGACCCCTATACCCCTTCCCTCATTATTCAAGGGCATGAATATAAATCTCAACAGATAAATGCCGAATTGTTGAAGGGCAGTTCCTGTGCGCTGGTTTTGACCGCGCATTCTGCCTTTGATTACCAGTTAATTGTTGATCACGCTCCGGTGGTATTTGACACGCGGAATGGAACTCGTCAGGTGAAGCATCACCGTGATCGTATTGTTCTGCTTTCAACCTAG
- the shc gene encoding squalene--hopene cyclase: MKLLKQFLVRLSGNIFETLTPKLIPYRGKQKPPPLKLVSHNLHPDVSHDPTLQRTANLGHMSALESALQKGEDWLLGMQDPERGFWVQELEADTTLTSEYVMLRRFLDMVDPERERKATRYLLHTQLEDGGWPIFSRGPSEISASVKAYFALKLAGVSSDEPVMQRARDLILGKGGVVQANVFTKITLALFGQYDWRGIPCMPPEIFLAPRWFYFNLYAVSYWSRVVIIPLLIVFAHRPVCAISKEQGIDELFLQPRQEVDYAHVPPLHRDSTILSWRNFFVWVDGLLRLYEAYPIKALRKKALKSAQAWVIEHMDGEGGLGAIYPAMAYSIYALRALGYSTDHPLVQKALREIEDLEVYSNSGNTPTPTMLHLQPCHSPVWDTALIINTLIERGLALDHSSLRRADAWLRSRQCQKVGDWAVSAPEARSGGWAFQFENEWYPDVDDTAAVITGLAKIHPVELSGSDGAIQRGFRWALALQSSDGGWGAYDKDNNKLIFNKIPFADHQALLDPSTADLTGRCLEMLGTLGYDQSHPAVNPAIEFLRKEQEPNGSWYGRWGVNYIYGTWCVLSGLRAIGIDMTVPWIQQAVIWLESVQNPDGGWGETCDSYADPQKAGRGESGASQTAWALMALLQAGESDSISVVRGVNWLIRHQRENGIWEEPFHTGTGFPRVFYLRYHGYFKYFPIWALSMYRNVKVTGEARADHLRKAAQVARHISKLV; the protein is encoded by the coding sequence ATGAAGTTGCTCAAGCAATTCTTGGTACGGTTATCGGGTAATATTTTTGAAACCCTGACCCCAAAGTTAATACCCTATCGAGGAAAGCAAAAACCACCGCCCCTTAAGCTGGTTTCTCATAACCTGCATCCTGACGTTTCTCACGATCCTACTCTCCAACGTACGGCCAATCTTGGGCATATGAGTGCTCTGGAGTCAGCTCTTCAAAAAGGGGAGGACTGGTTATTGGGCATGCAAGATCCTGAACGAGGATTTTGGGTTCAGGAATTGGAAGCGGATACGACCCTGACATCTGAATATGTAATGCTTCGACGGTTTTTGGATATGGTGGATCCTGAAAGAGAGCGGAAAGCTACTCGGTATTTACTTCATACCCAGCTTGAGGATGGCGGGTGGCCGATTTTTTCCAGAGGGCCTTCAGAAATCAGTGCATCGGTAAAAGCGTATTTTGCGCTCAAACTGGCTGGGGTTTCTTCTGATGAGCCTGTGATGCAACGTGCGAGGGATTTAATCCTTGGAAAAGGTGGTGTTGTTCAGGCCAATGTCTTCACCAAAATTACCTTAGCATTATTCGGGCAATATGATTGGCGGGGGATACCGTGTATGCCTCCTGAAATATTCTTAGCCCCGAGATGGTTTTATTTTAATTTATATGCGGTTTCGTATTGGTCTCGTGTAGTCATTATCCCACTTTTAATTGTTTTTGCCCATCGGCCCGTTTGCGCAATCTCCAAGGAACAAGGAATTGATGAACTTTTTCTTCAGCCTCGTCAGGAGGTGGATTATGCTCATGTGCCACCGCTGCATCGAGATTCCACCATCCTAAGTTGGCGGAATTTCTTTGTGTGGGTCGATGGGCTGCTTCGTTTATATGAGGCCTACCCGATAAAGGCCCTTAGGAAAAAGGCGTTGAAAAGCGCACAGGCGTGGGTAATTGAACATATGGACGGAGAAGGTGGGTTAGGGGCCATTTATCCCGCTATGGCCTATTCAATTTATGCACTTCGAGCTTTGGGATATTCTACGGATCATCCGTTAGTTCAGAAGGCATTGAGGGAAATTGAAGACCTTGAAGTCTACTCGAACTCGGGTAATACCCCAACCCCTACTATGTTGCATTTACAGCCTTGTCATTCTCCAGTGTGGGATACAGCGTTAATTATTAATACCCTGATCGAACGGGGCCTTGCGCTGGACCATTCGTCATTGCGACGGGCAGATGCCTGGTTGCGATCCCGTCAATGTCAAAAAGTGGGAGATTGGGCTGTGTCAGCACCGGAAGCTCGATCTGGTGGATGGGCGTTCCAATTTGAAAACGAATGGTATCCCGATGTTGATGATACCGCAGCTGTGATAACGGGGCTTGCCAAGATCCACCCTGTCGAGTTGTCCGGTTCTGATGGGGCCATTCAACGAGGATTTCGTTGGGCTTTGGCGTTACAGAGTTCTGATGGTGGATGGGGGGCATATGACAAGGATAACAATAAATTAATTTTCAATAAGATTCCTTTTGCGGATCATCAGGCTCTCTTGGATCCTAGTACAGCCGATTTAACCGGTCGATGTTTGGAAATGTTGGGAACGTTAGGTTATGACCAGTCTCACCCGGCTGTGAACCCTGCAATTGAGTTCTTACGCAAGGAACAAGAGCCAAACGGAAGTTGGTATGGTCGATGGGGGGTCAATTATATTTATGGGACTTGGTGTGTCCTTTCAGGTCTTCGTGCAATAGGCATCGATATGACGGTGCCCTGGATCCAGCAGGCCGTGATTTGGCTGGAGTCCGTTCAGAACCCTGACGGGGGTTGGGGGGAAACCTGTGATTCCTATGCTGACCCGCAGAAGGCGGGTCGAGGGGAAAGTGGGGCATCTCAAACCGCCTGGGCTCTTATGGCACTTCTTCAGGCCGGAGAATCGGACTCCATTAGTGTTGTCCGGGGAGTTAATTGGCTCATTCGCCATCAACGTGAAAATGGTATTTGGGAGGAACCGTTTCATACAGGTACCGGGTTCCCCAGAGTTTTTTATTTACGGTATCATGGTTATTTTAAGTATTTCCCCATATGGGCCCTGAGTATGTACCGGAATGTAAAAGTAACCGGGGAGGCAAGGGCCGACCATTTACGAAAGGCCGCACAAGTGGCCAGACACATCAGCAAGCTTGTCTAA
- a CDS encoding ABC transporter permease, whose amino-acid sequence MILLQHIGRRTLFLIEEMGAMFVFLIRTFGWLFRPPVRIVQIVKQMYVVGFKSSFVVILTALFTGMVLALQGYYSLRKFGSEGLLGSAVAISMIRELGPVLAALMVTARAGSAMTAEIGIMRITEQIDALETMAINSLQYLITPKIVAALISVPLLVAIFDVVGIWGGYLVGVKLLGVSGSSYWSSIESAVEWKDVYGGILKSISFGLIISWICCYKGYYTRMSSEGLGKATTESVVLASVLILVWDYFLTSVLM is encoded by the coding sequence ATGATATTGTTGCAACACATTGGGAGACGGACTCTTTTCTTGATAGAAGAAATGGGGGCCATGTTTGTGTTCTTGATCCGGACGTTTGGATGGTTATTCCGACCGCCAGTGAGGATCGTTCAAATTGTCAAACAAATGTATGTTGTGGGGTTCAAGTCGTCCTTTGTTGTGATCCTGACGGCGTTATTTACCGGGATGGTATTAGCTCTTCAAGGCTATTATTCCCTGAGAAAGTTTGGGTCTGAAGGTTTATTAGGGTCTGCTGTGGCAATAAGCATGATCCGTGAACTGGGCCCTGTATTGGCTGCATTGATGGTGACGGCTCGTGCGGGATCCGCCATGACCGCAGAAATTGGGATTATGCGTATTACCGAGCAGATTGACGCATTGGAGACCATGGCGATCAATTCCTTGCAATATTTGATTACTCCGAAAATTGTCGCGGCTCTTATTTCCGTACCCTTGTTGGTTGCTATATTTGACGTTGTGGGAATTTGGGGAGGGTATCTGGTTGGAGTCAAGTTGCTCGGAGTCAGCGGGAGCTCATACTGGAGTTCAATCGAATCAGCGGTGGAATGGAAAGATGTCTATGGGGGAATATTAAAGTCGATCAGCTTTGGCCTGATTATTAGCTGGATCTGCTGTTATAAAGGTTATTATACGAGAATGAGTTCCGAGGGACTGGGAAAAGCTACCACTGAATCTGTGGTGTTAGCCTCGGTTCTCATTTTGGTGTGGGATTATTTTTTAACGTCTGTACTTATGTAA